The following are encoded together in the Brassica napus cultivar Da-Ae chromosome A9, Da-Ae, whole genome shotgun sequence genome:
- the LOC106367241 gene encoding protein PSK SIMULATOR 2-like, with the protein MGTVCSSGFKDDGHDHDDKKLTHHHDKKLRSTVDDDDDKSRGFSGKLKSMTRRKTSDPYYSDHYGSSRRKSSKPNDNHVNFSGELGPVPPLRSDSTKFMQRNSFLGRAGVMGLEKAVGVIDTLGSSMSGMNPVNGFHSGVLSSSRGRKVTILAFEVANTIAKGAALLQSLSEESLKLMKKDMLRSKGVKKLVSTDTIELQILAASDKREELDLFSGEVIRFGNMCKDLQWHNLDRYFNKLDTENSEHIVLKDEAETAMHELVTLARFTSELYHEWQALDRFEQDYRRKLAEVESLNLSRRGESIVILQNELKQQRKLVRSLKKKSLWSRNLGEIIEKLVDVVCHIRQTIVEVFGNNGLKANEGKQGRERLGEAGLSLHYANLIQQIDSIASRPSSLPSNVRDTLYNALPVYVKTALRPRLQSLDPDEELSVSEIKAEMEKSLKWLVPFATNTTKAHQGFGWVGEWANSKIEFGKSKSENNGNPTRLQTLHHADKPKVDSYVLELVVWLHRLIKSSKKRVHGVKLPETTNHGSKPNNITISNTQLSLSPDFTYKKQLSLEDRMLLDSVKSIRFGPNLSKSQEFVGLKKKKKNKKGIKIWALSRSTGNSPKVNLSGTNSSSDLDVLDGLNFAFRQAV; encoded by the exons ATGGGAACTGTTTGTTCATCTGGTTTCAAAGATGATGGTCATGACCATGATGATAAGAAGCTGACTCATCATCATGATAAGAAGCTGAGATCCAccgttgatgatgatgatgataagtcAAGAGGTTTCTCTGGGAAGCTCAAGTCCATGACAAGAAGAAAGACCTCTGATCCGTATTATTCTGACCATTACGGTAGCTCAAGGAGGAAAAGCTCCAAGCCTAATGACAACCACGTCAACTTTTCCGGTGAACTCGGGCCCGTGCCTCCGTTAAGATCAGACTCTACCAAG TTTATGCAGAGGAACTCGTTTCTGGGAAGGGCAGGGGTTATGGGGCTAGAGAAGGCGGTTGGAGTAATAGACACGCTAGGGAGCAGCATGTCTGGTATGAACCCGGTCAACGGGTTCCACTCGGGTGTTCTATCGTCGTCTCGTGGTCGCAAAGTCACTATATTGGCATTCGAAGTGGCCAACACGATAGCTAAAGGTGCTGCTTTGCTTCAATCCCTCTCTGAAGAGAGTCTCAAGCTTATGAAAAAGGATATGTTGCGTTCCAAGGGTGTTAAGAAGTTGGTTTCTACTGACACCATAGAGTTGCAAATTCTTGCTGCTTCTGACAAAAG GGAGGAACTTGATCTTTTCTCTGGAGAGGTTATAAGGTTTGGCAATATGTGCAAAGACCTACAGTGGCACAATCTTGATAGATATTTTAACAA GCTTGACACAGAGAACTCGGAGCATATAGTGCTCAAAGATGAGGCAGAGACAGCGATGCACGAGCTCGTCACTCTTGCCCGTTTCACTTct GAATTATATCACGAGTGGCAAGCTTTGGATAGGTTTGAACAAGATTACAGGAGAAAGCTCGCAGAAGTGGAGTCTTTAAACCTTTCTAGGAGAG GAGAGAGTATCGTCATCTTACAAAATGAACTGAAACAACAGAGGAAACTCGTGcggagcttgaagaagaagtCGCTCTGGTCCCGGAATCTGGGAGAG ATCATTGAGAAGCTTGTGGATGTGGTTTGCCATATACGTCAAACGATTGTGGAAGTTTTTGGCAACAACG GTCTAAAAGCCAATGAAGGGAAGCAGGGAAGAGAACGATTAGGTGAAGCCGGTCTTTCGTTGCACTATGCTAATCTAATCCAACAAATTGATAGTATT gCGTCTCGACCTTCATCACTTCCTTCTAATGTAAGGGACACGCTGTACAATGCATTACCTGTTTATGTCAAGACAGCTCTTCGTCCTCGCCTACAATCTCTTGATCCTGATGAAGAG CTTTCAGTATCTGAGATCAAAGCTGAAATGGAGAAGTCGCTTAAATGGCTTGTCCCATTCGCCACAAACACCACCAA GGCACATCAAGGCTTCGGGTGGGTGGGCGAGTGGGCAAATTCAAA GATAGAGTTTGGGAAGAGTAAAAGCGAGAACAACGGGAACCCAACACGGCTTCAGACACTTCACCACGCGGATAAACCAAAAGTTGATTCGTATGTACTTGAACTCGTTGTATGGCTTCATCGACTAATAAAGTCATCAAAGAAACGAGTTCACGGCGTTAAGCTTCCAGAAACCACCAACCATGGCTCTAAGCCCAACAACATAACCATCTCCAATACGCAACTATCTCTCTCCCCTGACTTCACCTATAAAAAACAACTCTCTCTAGAGGACAGGATGCTGTTGGACAGTGTAAAAAGCATAAGATTTGGTCCTAACCTAAGTAAGAGCCAAGAGTTCGTCGgcctgaagaagaagaagaagaacaagaaaggAATCAAGATCTGGGCGCTGAGCAGAAGTACAGGTAACTCTCCAAAAGTCAATCTTTCAGGTACGAACTCTTCTAGTGATTTGGATGTCCTTGATGGTTTGAATTTCGCTTTCCGACAAGCGGTTTGA
- the LOC106363178 gene encoding epsin-1-like has translation MKFAKIQKRMITIILLCLLVTSSSETAPQTQLAAPLEPTGELTNSPTKPLGFPAENQNQPILGQPSSASSVNQPLTGINQPLTGFNQPSSTGLNQPILGQPTSSSLNQPLTGFNQPSSTGFNQPISSSSSNSALNQPFGNRINQNSLSGSNVPFLNGNPKLEVSITKFVFIWIALLLALHGTDRN, from the coding sequence atgaaattCGCCAAAATCCAAAAGAGGATGATCACAATCATTCTTCTCTGCCTTTTGGTTACATCATCTTCAGAGACTGCTCCACAAACCCAATTGGCCGCACCACTAGAACCAACAGGAGAACTCACCAATTCACCAACAAAACCACTAGGTTTTCCAGCTGAGAACCAGAACCAACCAATTCTTGGTCAACCATCTTCTGCTTCTTCTGTAAACCAGCCTTTAACCGGAATAAATCAGCCATTAACCGGATTTAATCAGCCATCATCAACTGGACTCAACCAACCGATTCTTGGTCaaccaacttcttcttctttaaaccAGCCTTTAACCGGGTTTAATCAGCCATCATCAACTGGATTTAACCAACcaatttcttcttcatcttctaatTCTGCTCTCAACCAGCCATTTGGGAATCGAATCAACCAAAACAGTCTCTCCGGAAGCAATGTTCCATTTCTTAATGGAAACCCGAAGCTGGAAGTTTCCATTACAAAGTTTGTCTTCATCTGGATTGCACTTCTCCTTGCTTTGCACGGTACAGACAGGAACTGA